The Parambassis ranga chromosome 1, fParRan2.1, whole genome shotgun sequence genome includes a region encoding these proteins:
- the LOC114439716 gene encoding tubulin beta-4B chain-like, giving the protein MREIVHLQAGQCGNQIGAKFWEVISDEHGIDPTGTYHGDSDLQLDRINVYYNEASGGKYVPRAILVDLEPGTMDSVRSGPFGQIFRPDNFVFGQSGAGNNWAKGHYTEGAELVDSVLDVVRKEAESCDCLQGFQLTHSLGGGTGSGMGTLLISKIREEYPDRIMNTFSVVPSPKVSDTVVEPYNATLSVHQLVENTDETYCIDNEALYDICFRTLKLTTPTYGDLNHLVSATMSGVTTCLRFPGQLNADLRKLAVNMVPFPRLHFFMPGFAPLTSRGSQQYRALSVPELTQQMFDAKNMMAACDPRHGRYLTVAAVFRGRMSMKEVDEQMLNVQNKNSSYFVEWIPNNVKTAVCDIPPRGLKMAATFIGNSTAIQELFKRISEQFTAMFRRKAFLHWYTGEGMDEMEFTEAESNMNDLVSEYQQYQDATAEEGEFEEEGEEEVA; this is encoded by the exons ATGCGTGAGATTGTGCACCTCCAGGCCGGGCAGTGCGGGAACCAGATTGGAGCCAAG TTCTGGGAGGTGATCAGTGACGAGCACGGCATTGATCCAACTGGTACTTACCATGGAGACAGTGACCTGCAGCTGGACAGAATCAATGTCTACTATAACGAGGCTTCAG GTGGGAAGTATGTGCCCAGGGCCATCCTAGTGGATCTGGAGCCAGGCACCATGGATTCTGTCCGCTCTGGCCCCTTCGGACAGATTTTCAGACCAGACAACTTCGTCTTTG GCCAGAGTGGAGCTGGTAACAACTGGGCGAAGGGCCACTACACAGAAGGAGCTGAGCTGGTGGACTCAGTCCTTGATGTGGTGAGGAAGGAGGCTGAAAGCTGTGACTGCCTTCAGGGTTTCCAGCTCACACACTCCCTGGGAGGTGGTACTGGCTCCGGTATGGGAACCCTGCTCATCAGCAAGATCCGTGAGGAGTACCCAGATCGTATCATGAACACCTTTAGTGTGGTGCCCTCTCCCAAG GTGTCAGACACCGTGGTGGAGCCCTACAATGCCACTCTGTCTGTCCACCAGTTGGTTGAGAACACAGATGAGACTTACTGCATCGACAACGAGGCCCTGTATGACATCTGCTTCCGCACTCTCAAACTAACCACACCCACTTACGGAGACCTCAACCACCTGGTTTCTGCCACCATGAGCGGGGTGACAACTTGCCTGCGTTTCCCCGGCCAGCTCAATGCCGACCTCCGCAAACTGGCCGTCAACATGGTTCCCTTCCCTCGCCTGCACTTCTTCATGCCTGGTTTTGCTCCACTCACCAGCAGGGGTAGCCAGCAGTACAGAGCCCTCTCTGTGCCTGAACTCACTCAGCAGATGTTCGACGCCAAGAACATGATGGCTGCCTGTGACCCACGCCACGGACGCTACCTGACCGTGGCTGCTGTGTTCCGTGGCCGCATGTCCATGAAGGAGGTAGATGAGCAGATGCTGAACGTTCAGAACAAGAACAGCAGCTACTTCGTGGAGTGGATCCCCAACAACGTCAAGACAGCCGTGTGCGACATCCCGCCCCGCGGGCTCAAGATGGCTGCCACCTTCATAGGCAACAGCACAGCTATCCAGGAGCTGTTCAAGCGCATCTCTGAGCAGTTTACCGCCATGTTCCGCCGCAAGGCCTTCCTCCACTGGTACACTGGCGAGGGCATGGATGAGATGGAGTTCACTGAGGCGGAGAGCAACATGAACGACTTGGTGTCTGAATACCAGCAGTACCAGGATGCCACAGCTGAGGAAGGAGAGTTTGAGGAGGAGGGCGAGGAGGAAGTGGCCTAA